Proteins from one Homalodisca vitripennis isolate AUS2020 chromosome 3, UT_GWSS_2.1, whole genome shotgun sequence genomic window:
- the LOC124358738 gene encoding endocuticle structural protein SgAbd-6-like — MLATPIVLLLSCLVAVYARPQGPGDATIVRYVSENTGIDGYNFEYETSDGVIRQEKGVLQNAGTDNEIMVVTGSVTWTDNEGTKHTINFTADQDGFKPVIA; from the exons ATGCTCGCTACACCGATC GTACTCCTCCTCAGCTGTTTGGTCGCCGTCTACGCCCGGCCCCAGGGGCCTGGAGACGCTACTATCGTCCGCTATGTCAGCGAAAACACTGGAATCGACGGCTACAACTTCGA GTATGAGACAAGTGACGGAGTAATTAGACAGGAAAAAGGTGTCCTACAGAATGCTG GCACCGACAACGAGATCATGGTAGTGACCGGCAGCGTGACGTGGACCGACAATGAGGGCACTAAGCACACCATCAACTTCACCGCTGACCAGGATGGATTCAAACCTGTTATTGCTTAA